A window of the Ostrea edulis chromosome 1, xbOstEdul1.1, whole genome shotgun sequence genome harbors these coding sequences:
- the LOC125651794 gene encoding uncharacterized protein LOC125651794: MEETVELDYITMTEKMAANEIKPEYSVIPSRSSREKYTPHCGTQKQDNSEYLSLDCRPKDKPGQDKGAQNLYLNPQNASQVDIEETIFRNSDRENDDLRKMDGSLFEKESEHLDVFPPACSTSGGILNPVRGRKHGYEMAITTEKRVSEISDMMGDYCQLKHDDTFSAQRHLEKEHRKDSRILTCTGMTTIDGDRIVIVTKCGQIIVLRSDGLFLFLKEFEESFGDVATVDSNEIVTSCGFRVSFFLVLGTEIKEEKGKCIDFLYEETTVHGISHSAQKLLMSCNLQSVALSHTPSLKLYDMKRKVTKTFDNLRFKYPGRVLLNTDASIIYVADQMEKTVTCLDANGRELWKTFETNSPISITLSEDTLLVAFEGAVEITCLFSRNGTVLKSVPVNGTFLSKEFLLAQNATNIIVCPSDHTVDGISNLVLFSRIKHTYKHDMFAKISHVKMLMKAFR, translated from the coding sequence ATGGAGGAAACTGTTGAATTGGACTACATCACAATGACAGAGAAGATGGCGGCCAATGAAATAAAGCCAGAATATTCTGTCATACCCTCTCGGTCTTCACGTGAAAAATATACACCGCATTGTGGAACGCAAAAGCAAGATAATTCAGAATACTTAAGTTTGGATTGCAGACCTAAGGACAAACCGGGGCAAGACAAGGGCGCACAGAATTTGTATCTGAATCCACAAAATGCTAGTCAAGTTGACATTGAGGAAACTATATTTAGGAATTCAGATAGAGAAAATGACGATCTTCGCAAAATGGATGGCAGTTTATTTGAGAAAGAAAGCGAGCATTTAGACGTATTTCCTCCAGCATGTTCTACAAGTGGGGGCATTTTAAATCCTGTGAGAGGAAGAAAGCATGGATATGAAATGGCGATAACGACAGAAAAACGGGTATCAGAAATCAGTGACATGATGGGTGATTATTGCCAACTAAAGCATGACGATACATTTTCTGCACAGAGACATTTGGAGAAAGAACACAGGAAGGACAGTAGAATATTAACGTGCACTGGTATGACAACTATCGATGGCGATAGAATAGTTATAGTAACTAAATGTGGACAGATTATCGTTTTAAGGTCAGATGGTTTATTCTTATTCTTAAAAGAATTTGAAGAGTCATTTGGAGATGTTGCAACTGTTGACAGCAATGAAATTGTGACGTCGTGTGGATTCAGAGTCTCGTTTTTCTTAGTACTTGGTACAGAAATAAAGGAAGAAAAAGGAAAATGCATCGATTTTCTATACGAGGAGACAACCGTACATGGGATTTCTCACAGTGCCCAGAAGCTTTTGATGTCCTGTAACTTACAAAGTGTGGCGTTATCACATACACCGTCACTGAAATTATACGATATGAAAAGAAAGGTTACTAAAACTTTTGACAATTTAAGATTCAAGTACCCTGGCAGAGTTTTACTGAATACTGATGCTTCCATTATTTATGTAGCTGACCAAATGGAAAAGACAGTTACATGCTTGGATGCCAACGGCAGAGAACTCTGGAAAACGTTTGAAACAAATTCTCCGATTTCAATTACTTTATCAGAAGACACTCTTCTAGTAGCATTCGAAGGAGCTGTAGAGATAACATGTTTGTTTTCTCGGAATGGAACTGTCTTAAAATCAGTTCCAGTCAATGGCACTTTCTTGTCAAAAGAATTTTTGCTTGCGCAAAATGCAACAAATATCATAGTATGTCCCAGTGACCACACAGTTGATGGAATATCCAACCTTGTGTTGTTCTCGCGtattaaacacacatataaacatgacatgtttgCCAAAATTTCACATGTTAAAATGCTTATGAAAGCATTTCGCTAG